A stretch of DNA from Telopea speciosissima isolate NSW1024214 ecotype Mountain lineage chromosome 5, Tspe_v1, whole genome shotgun sequence:
TTGACCCTCCCCTTGATTCCCAGAAACAAACTCCCCCACTCAAGCCCCAATCCCTTCCCTCCTGATTCCCTTAGCAACCCCTCCCTTTACTTTTGCTCCATAGCTTCGATTGGACCCTCCCCCTTCTAGGATTTCAgcgagtgaaaaaaaaaagtagagaagaGCTAGCGAGAGACAAAGAATCAagagagaaaatatatatatatatttacattaGGGGGCAAATGTGAAACTTTGACAAGGGTATTCTACGTTGTGCCTAGGGTTTAACCCACAAAGGCACATTAACATTCTAAGCCCGGTTAAGGCCACATTTTCCCTCTAATGTATAGATGTGACTGAACTGAAGTAACATACATAATGTCCGTTTGCTAGTTCAGAGTAAAACAAAGATCGACAATATTCATCCGATGATCTACCCATTTGTTGGAGCCTCTCTATGCATATGTACATAACCATTCCAGTCATATGTCCGTCTGTCATACTACTATTAGTTTttatgggcttaattaattatacccTAACCTATTGATGTGGGTCCATGGGCATAAAACCCGGTTTGAGACCACTTTGAGGTTAATGGGGGTATACTAGTCCTTTCCATTGTGGGGGTGGACATGGATTAAGGTTTTGTATTATAAATACACGGTAGTCGCTTGATCtcattttttgttcttcccACCAAAAATTTGAGAGGTGCAAGTGAGACAAGAAGAATGTGGAAGATCCAAACCAAGGTTTTTGTTCATGTTCTTCGTGAAGAACTCTACCAAGTCTTCTCCAACATACGTGGGTGCAAAGTACACATAGTTTCTCCCATATTctttattcaatcgtgttctagttTACTACATGGTTAttaaggcgtcgccatggcgctaAGGCGGTTTTATAAAGGCAAGGCGATTGGACGCCTTATGGTATGTTAGTAAAGCGAGTGCTTTGGTCTCTAAGGCGTCACCTTAGGTGCCTTAGGACGCCTAATCCTCTGGGCGGTCGCCTTAGTGTCTCTTTTTTTAAACTttctgttttttacttttttatgttGTTTAAGTTATTATAATTGCCATACTGTTAGTGGTTGTATGGTTTGGTTCCATGCTCtgagaagcatggaatcatatgtttaaaaaaaaaaaaacaaaacctaaatCGATTTCAACTCACTGTCTCACTCTCACTCACCCATAACCCATTTGACCgaaatgagaaaaaaagagagaatctgcgcaagagaaaaggagaaagaagcaGCGGCGACTCACGAGTCACAACCTCACTCCTCAGCCCAGAAGCTATCACCGACATCCGGCGACTCTGGCGAGGCGATAACATCTCCAGCCTTGTAAGTATTgtgctttttcttttcttttcttttctttttttttttttttttgcctttttttccttctaaatcgAAACCCCTTCTAACCTCTCCAGTCTCCACCACCCATCGACGTTTCCATCTCCAACCGTCCAGCCTCAACCTCCACCGACGTCCGGCAAGGCGGCGACATCTCTAGCCTTGTAACTTGTAAgtattgtgctttttttttttgtttttttttttgtttttttctttttttccttctaatttCTAAACCTAAACCCCTTCTAACCTCTCCACTCTCCAATCTCCATGGACGTCTCCATCTCCAGAGGTCCAGCCTCAACCTCTACTGACGACATCTTCAACCTCCACTGGCGACATCTCCAGCCTCAACCTCTACTggcgacatctccagccttgtaagtattgtgttttttttttcttttttccttctaaccTCTCCACAATCCACAGTCCACTTTCCACcgacatctccagccttgtatgttcttttgtttgtttctaaAGAGGATTGTGGAGTTTGTTACCAGTTCCTTTAACTTCATTGAGTTCATTCActcttgtctttctttcttttcctcctttttttcacAGAATTGAATGATTTCTTTATTGGACTAAAATGAAGTGATCACAAGACCAGAACTTGTAACTATTTCATATTTATGAATGGTTTTGTAGTTTTGTTGCATGATTGGAAATTGGAATACTATTCTAGTACTCTTTACttctattagtttctatttttaatatattctttaccaaccctttattctttatatttaataatttataatgttgtttcatatttatatgctatattgctatgataatatgatgaacttagtttgttaatttattttttttatgaatatcttgcattggtttgactctttaatatttatttggcaaagaatagaattatataatttttaatatgctatttgtgcccAATAAAATgcttatataaaaaaaagaacactagaacgccttgttcgccaaggcgacgccttgtggCCGCCCTATtgccaaggcgcttaggaaggccctcaaacgccgtggtcaccttgccgccttgataactatggtttaCTGTATGGAACCTGTTTAGGGTTTCACGAAAACCCAAGGATATTCTAACAACTACTCCATGTCAAGATGTTGGGGCACATGAATCCCTCATTCAGGTTATTTCCCCCTGAAACAGATACAATTCCACATCAGGCAGAATAATCGTTACCAGTCTGGGCTCGATAGACAACACATTTGACCAGAATTAGCCCCATTCCACTCCCTTCTGACTTCTCCAAACTCAATCAGAATATCTGAATCATTCCTTACCCATCCTCTCCCAACCCCTTCATTCATGGTATATGAAGTTCCATTCATATACTTAATGTAGTCCTCAATGAAGTTGgtgatttattttctttctttttttacttttcgTGACTTCACAAATCTCTAGAACAGTCAAAAATATAACAGACAAGGACACagataaaaacaaaatacaagGGATTCTAGGGAGGGGAAAAAAGCTACAATTCGTCACAGAAAAATTCATCTAGAGTGGTATTGGACAACTCTAAGTTACATACTAAAGGGATTGAGCTTCACAGCCCACAAAGCTCATATGTGAATACAAAAAAGTACCGGTAGCACATCCAGCAAAATTAAGGAGGTAATGGAGAGTTAAGGTGCAGAGAGGAATATGGACAAAAGCAATTAGCCTCTTCAGTTTATAATTTCATGGATTATCATAAAGATTATTCATGAACATGGAAAATTAAAGTAACAATATAATCAAGGGACAGAAGCAGATTCCCATCTTCAATTAGTAATCTGATTATTCATTCATTTTCAGTTATTCATACTGGAATGTcaaaataaatcataaaattgggaaagaaacaaagaaatggAAACTAAAAAATACTATCGAATCAATTCTCACCTGATCAAGAACGGTCTCAGTGATCAAATCTCCAGCAACCTCCCTGGACTCAGAAATAACAGCGAAATCTTCGACAACCCATTTCCGATTACTCAGTGGCGAAACCAAACTCGCATACCTCTGAAGATCCCTAACCTCCTTCTGCATcactttagcaaccttcttctTCGCAAGCGCAAAAACCACATGATCCATGGCATCGTCATTCATATAAACTTCAAAACTAATCTCATCCTTACACGGCACAATCAAATTATAAATCCTCGATATCAAATCATGCCGACTCTGAAGCTCCATGGTGGCCAACATACCCTGACAGTACCTCCTCCCGCTCGCATAAAACTTAAACACATTCGGCCCTTCTTTCAACAACAATGGCGTATCGGTACCATCTCCAGTACCCAACAAACTGAAGTTCTTATCAAAAATCGAATCCTTGGTGGCAAACTTGGCCGCCCAAGCCAAAGCGATGTTCTCATTCTCTCGCTTACCAGTGAAATAATTGATCGCAAAACAGGTCAAGAAACTGATGCAGACGATCTCGATAGTGTAAGATCGAGGCTTTTGCGGCGGTATTGTGGGTTCGGGATCCTCCGCCGGGGAAGATGTGGTGGTGGTTTCTTGCGGCGTTTGCGAGGGTTCGGTGATGGGAAGGCCTTCGAATTCCTCTTCGTCCCAGTAATCGAAGGCTTTGGGTGAGGGATCGGAGGAAGCAGGTGAGGGAGATGACGTGGCGGAGTTTGGAGGGCCGTGATGAGTTTCGAAGTCGGATTTGGTGACTGGAGGAGGAGGGACGGTTGAGCGGAATGGTAGATCGGAAATTTCGGGAATATCGGAgtggtcttcttcttcaccttcgtCGCCGAAGCCTTCGAAATCAGCTGCAGCGGCAAGGGCGGAGCAGCGGGTGAGTTCTTGGCCCAGGAGGGAGAGGACGGAGAGGAGGGCGAAGAAGTACCAGAGGGTCTCTCCCCGTGGGATTAGGAGGGTGGCTATGGGTCTGAACCAGGACGGAGAGATTGGTTTCACCATGGCTCTCGATGGGTACTCAGAGAGAGGGGAGTGTgaaatggaggaggaggaagcagAGTATTGAAGAGGGAGGAAATTTATATGGGGCAATTTCGAGCAACtggaatgggattttttattttttttgggtaaattatacgtcacccctaattttcaaacgaaactcaacgaaactcaaatcaccccctggttgttgaaaatatttaaatcactcttgtattagaccccaatatgataaTAGGATCTGAACCATTGTGGCAAGGAAAAGTTTGATTCAGAGCAAGAAGAAAAGGCATAAATTGGAACATAAATATTCTTTGATTGGTCgatcttcaaaaaaagaaataagcaaGGTTGCGTCGTTGAGTGACAAATGGCAAATTCATGAAAAATTACAATCCTCAAAGATGCAATCATCAATTCTCCCGAGAGGCCACAATTACTACGAGCAAACATATTACTGACGAGGAGCACATTTTTGCTATGCTACTAATACCGGTACTGGCTCTGCTATTCTGCCCCAGCCCGACTGAGGAAGAATTATGGAGagtaaaacacaaaaatatgCTGATTCGGGTCGGGCATAGTATATTTAATGATTCAACATTAGTCCCTACCGCTAGTTTTAagctattaagtgatgatgtcagttagttaaataaatttaaattcctaaactacccttgacatccaaacatagattttgaagggtagtattataaatttaattctaatgttttagtacaagggtaaaataatcttttcacaccaataactaatagcacACTAACACCATTACTATAAAGGGAGACagatgagttttttcaaaaactaaggggtgatttcagttttgtttaaaaaccaggggtgacgtgtaatttatcctcttttgttttttatacgAATTGGAGTGGGATTTATTACCAACGGTAATAGAACGCAACGAAATGGAGGCTGTTTGGGTGTGGGAATAGTTATACTCTGGAAAAGAAAACGTGGGGCAAGAGTTTCCTTTGATTGATTTGGAAGTTGGAACTCGGAGctaaggttatgtttggatagtaagaaaataaaatattttatttcattcttagtTTCTTACTAATAGTTATACTCTAAAAGAGAAAACGCGGGGCAAGAGTTTTCTTTGATtgattggaagttggaactcGGAGCtaaggttatgtttggaaagtaagaaaataaaatatttggtTTCATTCTTACTAATAGGGGTCGTTTGTTTGACTGGGACTTAGGTGCGGTGGGAGAATTGAAGTGGAAAAGTGCTGAtatggcacttcaaaatcctaCCCCAATCTTGTTTGGTTAACCTAGGATAGTGACCTTACAAAAGCTCAGAAAACAATATTAAATACTTTCTCTAATGATGTGACACTTGAAAATCCCACAATGTAGTATGTTTGATGGGGACGATGGGGTGAGAATGTTATGAGATTGAGTCCCACAGTGTAGTGGGTTAGGAAACATGCGTgagattttcaatttttccatGAAAAGTAACCAAAGTCTCCACCAAATCGATGTATTTTGAATAGGATAAGAGTGAGATTTTCAAGTGTTAGGTTAGCAGACAAAgcattaaatgttttttttttttttttgatgaaacaaagtATTAAATGTTATTTCCTTATAAGTTTACCATCTCAAATTAACCTAAAAATGTTAGGTTGGGAATTTCAAATGTCACATCATTATTTTTCCACTCCAATATCTCGCACCCCACCTAAGTCTCCGAATCCCCGTCAAACAAGCGCCCCTTATAGTATTATGTTGGCAACCGATGTCAATTTAAAGGTCGAACCGAAAGCATAACCAAGCTCAATTTAaaattgatatttaaaaaatcgAATTCCTATAACAAGAATCAGTTTTAACAACAACACAATCATAATTCCTTGTTTTGAAGATCCAAAAATGGCTAAAAAATATTCCAAATAGTGCATGGAGCATATTGTCAAAAGTCATATGGTTGAGGAATTATATCTCTCTGGCAAAAAATATGTCACGTTATAGGTCATAAGATATATAAATTTGTGGACAAGTAAATCTCAAAGTCTCCTACCCACTTGTGAAGTTCCAACCAAATTAGAGTTGACAAAATGGAGaaataaagttttgaagattAGTGTAGGAGAGGATTGAGAGAGTGCATGCCAATATACAGATGGTCGAAAATATAGGAATGCATGGAAATGCAaggaaaatatttatttatttggatacAACGGAAGTTATTTAATTGAAGGGGAAAATGAAAGCTACCTGGTTGTGTAGctcttgtgcccagacacaggagtgCATGAAAGTAAAACCTTACCTGTCACGAAATAAAAAATCgaatctatgttgatgcccctgtgtGTGCACCCTACGTTGGTGCAAGCACTACATGATCAGATAGCAGTCTCTTGCCCTTAATTGAAAGGTAAAAGATCATTGCAAGGTTGTGTGATCCACACTAGCATGGGGGTACGTAAGAGTGAATGccagggcatcaacatggatgggattttttatttcacaagagTGGAGTGATAATTTTGCACGTTCTTGTGTTTGAACATAGGATCCTCACCACCAGAGAGCTCCCTTAAttgaattgaaacttgaaatttgACAGGTGGTCGATCTAATTGTTACTCAAtttaattgtatttttttatccGATTGAGAGATGGTTCGTTTGTGGCTGTAAAGTGCAAATATGGCACTACTTCGGCCACTACAATTGAAGATGATGCCATTAGAGATGGAGTATTGTTGGATTTTTCCCATAATATGTGTCCTTTGGTGGTTTTTTCAAATTGTTAGGTCTTGTTAGTTCTTTTAATAATGTTGTTCATTCTTAAATTATCCAATTAATTTCTTAGGTTTTGATGTATATTTCCAGCATGGTTCCAATCCTCTATAGAGAGGCACAGATCTGGCTTTAGGAGCTTTATGTTTAAATCTTTCCCATATTTGGGGGGTTATATTCACCTTCTTTTTGTTGTAATTTTTGGAGGTTCTAGGCAATGTGCCCCACCTTTGTTTGcatcttaataaaattttcatgctagataaagaaaaaaaaggaaagagaacgtcATCCAGTTGTGAAACCTAAGACGATGCAGAGAataatggaaatcgcaaacacaaaTCACACAATacgcacaaagatttacgtggttcggcaaggttgcctacgtccacagtgagatgagatctgtttcattatcaatggagaatagggttatagtcgctcgttcctcacacctctctcagatctTTTTCAAATATTgggaaagaactctcgctataggaaacgaaaaggaaaaacaatgtACAATCTAATAGCAACccatcatcagaagtcaagacaccaaaacctcaacaccGGTCGCACAGTGCATGC
This window harbors:
- the LOC122661277 gene encoding uncharacterized protein At5g49945-like — its product is MVKPISPSWFRPIATLLIPRGETLWYFFALLSVLSLLGQELTRCSALAAAADFEGFGDEGEEEDHSDIPEISDLPFRSTVPPPPVTKSDFETHHGPPNSATSSPSPASSDPSPKAFDYWDEEEFEGLPITEPSQTPQETTTTSSPAEDPEPTIPPQKPRSYTIEIVCISFLTCFAINYFTGKRENENIALAWAAKFATKDSIFDKNFSLLGTGDGTDTPLLLKEGPNVFKFYASGRRYCQGMLATMELQSRHDLISRIYNLIVPCKDEISFEVYMNDDAMDHVVFALAKKKVAKVMQKEVRDLQRYASLVSPLSNRKWVVEDFAVISESREVAGDLITETVLDQVFGDKAFEKFGKGFMLMHFSDQHSGTYRKMLYFKFALPDAKHMADMTRLVALVPYYIDLIGRYKVSSQVRSKTEAARSKVAQEIYKEHLNARQEALQKRKAEKKKIEEAEVKLSGEALRKKEAKERARQMKKAMPKVKMTRAH